The nucleotide window CATCCGTTCGAAATTTTGGGAGTCTTTGTTATCCATATGTTGCACACAATAAATCTAAGTTTCATCCAAGATCCACACCTTGTTTGTTTCTGGGGACTTCTGATAGGCATAAGGGATATAAATGTCTTGATCCTGTTGATAATAGAGTTTTAATCTCTAGGCATGTGCATTTTGTTGAAGATGTTTTTCCTTATCCTACAATGTTCCCTACTTCACCGAAGAATTCTCCTTCCAAAATCCAGGAGTCTCCTAGTGAATCTCTACTTCCTTCCTTGACTAAAACTCTCTCCACTCCACACAATCATGTTTCCTTGAGTCCGAAACCATCTCAAATACGTGTATCTCGGCATTATCTTCACCAGCTTCAAGTCGTTTGTTTGATAAAAGTCCAACCTCATCTTCAAGCAATATTCCAGGTGATGCTCCAACTCATTTAATCTGAACCAACTTATCTCCACATGCTTTACATTTATCCCCCTCATTGGCTACTGAAACTCTAAGTACTGTTCCTCAAAATTCTCATATTCTGTCATCAAAATCTAATACAACTCATAGTACCCCCACCTCTCCCTCTCAATCTCTTGATTTATCCGATAATATTTCAACACATTCTTCACCCTCACAACCATCCCAAATTAATATATCTACGCATCCTCATGTTCATCCAATGGTCACCCGCACGATGACAGGCAAACTTAAATCTCGTATCCTTCTATCTTTATCCGCTTCTACCTCTTTCTCCCTCTTATCTGAACCCACCTCATACAATCAAGATGCCAAGGATCCTCAGTGGCTTAAGGCTATGAGTGAAGAATTTGATGCACTTATTCAGAATAACACATGGTCCATAGTTCCACCTCCTTCTAATGTTAATATTATTGGTAGCAGGTGGGTTTTCCGTATAAAGTATGGTTCAGATGGCTTTGTGGATCGTTATAAAGCCCGTCTAGTCGCTCAAGACTATTCTCAACAGCCGGGGGTTGATTTTTCTGAAACATTTGCTCCTGTGGTCAAGTTAAGTACTGTGCGATTGGTTCTTGCCTTAGCTCTTCAACGTAATTGGATCATGCACCAACTGGACGTGTCAAACGCTTTTCTACATGGAGAATTAATAGAGACTGTATATATGCGTCAGCCTAAAGGGTTTGAGAACACCGATTACCCACATCATGTTTGTAAACTTCAGCGCGCCTTATATGGTCTTAAACAGTCACCAAGAGCTTGGTTTCATCGCCTTACCTCTTTCTTGGCAGATCTTGGATTCAAGCAATCACAGTCAGATAACAGTATGTTTGTTCTCTATTTGGGATCCGAGTCGCTTGTTCTTCTTATATATGTGAATGACATAGCCATTTTTGGTTCCTCTCAACAGTTAATTGATTCTTTCATCTCAGCCATGCAACATGAATTTTCTATGAAAGACTTGGGACCTTTAAGTTATTTTCTCGGCATCAAGCTAGTTAAAAATTCCTCTGGTCTGTTCTTATCCCAGCATCGCTATGTTAATGATATTCTTCATCGATTTGGATTGGATAAATCCAAACCAGTTCTAACTCCTCTACAAAGCAAGCTTGATTGGCACTCTTCTACTTCGGCTCTCCTAAGTGATCCATCAGTTTATCGTCAAATGGCAGGATCTCTCCAGTATTTATCATTTACTCGGCCTGATATTCAATTTGTTGTTAATCTTGCTTCTCAGTTTCTTCATAATCCTAGGAAGGTTCATATGCAAGCTGTCAAAAGAATATTTCGATATATTAGAGGTACTGCTGATTGGGGCTTGCAACTTACCAGAaatacctctctctctctctcttaaagTGTATTCCGATTCTGATTGGGTTGGTTGCTTTGCAACACGTCGATCAACTActgatttttgtatttttcttggcgATAATCTTATTTCTTGGTCAGCTAACAAGCAACCTACAGTGGCTCGCTCTAGCACCAAGGCAGAATATCGAGCTCTTACCGTTGCAGTTGCTGAAGTTACTTAGCTTCAGTATCTCTTACGTGATCTTCATGTTCCTCTTTGCTCACCAGTAATGGCTAAATGTGATAATGTTAGAGCTATTCATCTTGCGCACAACCCGGTTTTCCACTCTCGATCAAAGCATGTAGCACTGGATTATCATTTTGTTCGTGAAAAGGTCAACCTAGGAGACTTGCTTGTTTCTCATGTTTCCACTTCTCATCAACTTGCTGACTTGTTTACCAAAGTTCTGCCATCTGCTAGGTTCCACGATCTCCTAACCAAGCTTTGTGTTCGTTCCTCCCCTTCAGCTTGAGGGAGGGTGTTAGGATGTGATAATGTTGTAAAGTTGTAGGACTCTAGATATGCTTAACAACCTAGTATAGTTGTACACGTTTAGTATATATTTGTTGTTATCTCTATTGTAACTTGCTAATATAAATACAAAGCCAGGCAACAGCCAACGCTAAGCTTCGGCATTGTCAAACTCTTCTCTACTATTAGTCTTTATTCTCAAGACTTCTCTTTCATCACTCACTGACAACGTTATTCCAGTTAAAGTTTTAAACTCATCTCTTACCAATATTATGTAGCACAAATAAAAGGTATTAGAAGTTCTGTATATTTTCTAAACGTGTAATTCTCTGAAATGCTAAACTACTAGAAAGCATAGGACCGACAATAAAGTGCTAATATCTAAAACATATTCTCAACTACTATCTATCGCCTAATTCCAATATTCAGTAATCTGGAGTTCTCTAACACTAAAGATTATGAATATATGCTTATGCCAAATTAAATAAAGTATAGAAATAAATCATAAGACAGCAAACAAAATGTGTGCTTTTTTGTCCAAATTCTATGAATAGGATAAGACATACCGTGGCGGCCTGTTTCTCAGGCAGGCGACCAGTCTTCCTGAGCTCCCTGTAGAGCTCACCGCGGTGAGCATACTCCAAAATCAAGTAAATCCGCTCCTCGTCATGGAACCAGCCATATAGCCTCAATACATTCGGGTGGCGAAGACTTGTTTGAATCTCCATCTCCCTTCTCAGTTGGTGATGCAACCTGTATTTCTCTATTTGCTCCTTGAATATCGCCTTCAATGCCACTATAAACCCACTCTGCTATACAAAATTCAAGTTCACCAAAACCTGCTACTCTTTACTAACGAAACATATAATCACATATGTATAAACGAGTatatagaaaatataaaaattccaattaccttgatttctCGGGCAAGGTATACACGGCCGAATTTGCCTTTGCCGAGGGGTTTTCCGATCTCGAAATCCTGGAGGGACCAATGCTTACTGGGAGTTTTTGGTGGTTGTTTTGCGGGTTTCGGAGGGTGAATTTGAGTTTTGGTAGCCATTTTTGCAAGTGCTGGGGGAAGACGGGATCTGTAATTCAATTTAATATGTGGAGGGAAATAGGGATTTCAAATTTGTAACTGTTGCCGCGCTGCTGAAGGCGAATCGGGTACGATCCATTTCTTTTTCTGGCTGAGCTGAGTTATGTTACTCCAtcgatttttttctcttttcttttatttccaaaTCTATTTTTCTTTTGACTTATTTTCTCAAATAGCATTTTTACGCTACtctttctatttttctattttctcaaatAGCCATTTTCACGTAaatatgtcatatatatatatatatatatatatatatatataaataacatACGCGCTTCACATCGGGAAGAAAATGAATACCGATTCGTATAAGTTTGCTTTCATCATACTTTCATCTTAAGTCTATAATCAAACATTTAGAATGCATTAGCTAATTCAAAATTAATTACGCAATTAGCTTATTGAAAAAACATATGCAAGTTCGGGTCGTACTTATCATAATCCGAAATGCCAAAGCGAAAATGAAAATGACAAGCTTAGACATGATATAGTCACTTGAGAAATAGGAACGATTTATTGCAAGATCAGTTTCTGCATTTAAATATGTTATAATTTTCAGGAAAGATACAAAAATTTATAATAATCACTTAAAAGATCTATTTCTGAATAAGACCTTCAGCAATATTTGCCATTAGTACAAGATCTAGTTGTTTCCTACTCCTGTCTAATAATTCAGGTGTGGTGTTGCCACCAAATGCACTCTGACAGTCATTCACAAATTTGGGACACTTGGAAAGTGAATTTTCTAAGGCATTAAAATCTCTTTTGGGTAATGATTGAGTAGCGCTTTGGAGCTCACTAATCAAGAATCCATAGCCACTATCACAAATAGCAAACAAGTTTTGGATGTCTTTGTCTTTGGAACTTGCTTTTGATGTCTCTATGAAGATACGATTGTTGGTAGCATGTTGTAATGATTGGCTAATAGCAACTTTTGTTACTACAGTAGGAGTATATGGATGAGATGGTATATTTTGTCTGAAAGTATTTAAGCAGAAGGTAGAATCTTGTACTTGTCTACATATACCCATTATCAATGCCTGGTCAGCAGCGTCATCACACAAAGAGGTTTGGAAGTAGAAAATGTTTGCAACAAGAACTAGAAGAAGGAAAtacaaagcaaaagaagaagcCATTTTCTCTAATAATTTCAGTGTGAATTTTTGAAGTGAAAGCAGGTGGGCATATAAAGGCATGCCATGTAAAGCAAAATAGGAATGAGCTAAAATGTCCAATTTTGTACCTATCATCTACTGCAAGTATCTATAGCATGTATAGAAATTATGTTAAGTTTTTCCTTCCTTGCAATCAtaattgtaaataaattaactaaAAGGTGAATGGTACTTTTGGTAATATTTCTACCTGATTAGTTAAATGAAACGGGGTGCAATCAGCAATATTAGATCATAATGTTAATGCTAAGTTGATATACAGTAACTACTTTAATATTTTTCACTAGTgcaatggaagatgtgttagatTTTCTTATCACCCTATTTCAATTACTATGTGAATTTAATTAAATGAACTTCTGTTAATGTAATATTTCCATGTGCAGATATTGTATAAGATAAATATTTACTCCAATATGCATCAACTTGCAGTATATTTACGGAAAAACGTATGCAGATAGTTTTACATGAAAAGATATATGCATGTTTGAATCATACTTACTATAATCCCAGTATACTTTATCATATAATCGTAAAAAAGTACATTATGCACATAGATGGCAATGGG belongs to Nicotiana tabacum cultivar K326 chromosome 6, ASM71507v2, whole genome shotgun sequence and includes:
- the LOC107780814 gene encoding uncharacterized protein LOC107780814 — its product is MASSFALYFLLLVLVANIFYFQTSLCDDAADQALIMGICRQVQDSTFCLNTFRQNIPSHPYTPTVVTKVAISQSLQHATNNRIFIETSKASSKDKDIQNLFAICDSGYGFLISELQSATQSLPKRDFNALENSLSKCPKFVNDCQSAFGGNTTPELLDRSRKQLDLVLMANIAEGLIQK